A genomic stretch from Setaria italica strain Yugu1 chromosome VII, Setaria_italica_v2.0, whole genome shotgun sequence includes:
- the LOC101766034 gene encoding monosaccharide-sensing protein 2-like, whose protein sequence is MQFAGISGVLYYTPQILEQAGVGVLLSNIGLSSSLASILISALTTLLMLPSIGIAMRFMDMSGRRFLLLATIPILIVALVVLVMVNIVDVGTTVHAALSTISLILYFCFFVMGFGPIPNILCAEIFPTTVRGICIAICAFTSWIGDIIVTYTLPVMLNSIGLAGVFGIYAVFCIIALVFVYMKVPETKGMPLEVLVKK, encoded by the exons ATGCAGTTTGCTGGCATCAGTGGTGTTCTCTACTACACTCCTCAAATTCTTGAGCAAGCAGGTGTTGGTGTTCTTCTTTCTAACATTGGCCTTAGCTCATCTTTGGCATCTATTCTTATCAGCGCCTTGACAACCTTATTGATGCTTCCGAGCATTGGCATTGCCATGAGGTTCATGGATATGTCTGGAAGGAG GTTTCTTCTCCTTGCGACAATCCCTATCCTAATAGTTGCACTAGTCGTCTTGGTCATGGTCAACATTGTGGACGTGGGAACCACAGTGCATGCTGCACTCTCCACGATCAGCCTCATACTCTATTTCTGTTTCTTCGTCATGGGGTTTGGGCCTATTCCCAACATTCTTTGTGCAGAGATCTTCCCCACCACTGTTCGTGGAATTTGCATAGCCATCTGCGCCTTTACCTCCTGGATCGGTGACATCATTGTGACATACACTCTCCCCGTGATGCTAAACTCCATCGGGCTCGCCGGTGTCTTCGGGATATATGCTGTTTTTTGTATCATAGCTCTTGTATTTGTATACATGAAGGTGCCGGAGACAAAAGGCATGCCCCTCGAG
- the LOC101765621 gene encoding glyoxylate/hydroxypyruvate reductase HPR3 yields MAPAAATAAKWSGKPPALPSLLLIRRVDASFAAALRQRFRILDFFASGEPLPAFLAAAEAPRAAVVMGGGVVRVDAAFLDAAPSLRCVFSTAAGVDFIDLGECARRGVAVANSGRVYSTDVADHAVGMLIDVLRRVTAAERFVRRGLWPLQRDYPLGSKLGGKRIGIIGLGNIGSLIAKRLEAFGCVIYYNSRKPKDSVSYRYFPSVHDLAVESDVLVVACALNKDTRHIVNMDVLDALGKDGIIINIGRGANIDEAEMVRALKEGRIAGAGLDVFENEPEVPAELLSMDNVVLTHHVAVSTSESRGDLRDHTIANLEAFFSGKPLLTPVLP; encoded by the exons atggctccggccgccgccaccgccgcaaaGTGGTCCGGCAAGCCCCCGGCTCTGCCTTCCCTGCTCCTCATCCGCCGCGTGGACGCGtccttcgccgccgcgctgcgccAGCGCTTCCGCATCCTCGACTTCTTCGCGTCGGGCGAGCCCCTCCcggccttcctcgccgccgccgaggccccTCGCGCCGCGGTCGTCATGGGGGGCGGCGTCGTCCGCGTGGACGCCGCGTTCCTCgacgccgctccctccctccgctgCGTCTTCAGCACGGCCGCGGGCGTCGACTTCATCGACCTCGGCGagtgcgcgcgccgcggcgtcgccgttGCCAACTCCGGCAGGGTCTACTCCACGGACGTCGCTGACCACGCCGTTGGCATGCTCATCGACGTGCTACGGCGCGTCACGGCGGCGGAGCGGTTCGTCCGCCGCGGACTCTGGCCTCTGCAACGCGACTACCCACTCGGATCCAAG CTAGGTGGCAAGCGTATTGGCATCATCGGCTTGGGGAACATTGGTTCACTGATCGCAAAGAGGCTCGAAGCTTTTGGCTGTGTCATCTACTACAATTCCAGAAAGCCAAAGGATTCAGTCTCTTACAGATACTTCCCTAGTGTTCATGATCTTGCAGTGGAATCAGATGTGCTTGTCGTTGCGTGCGCGCTGAACAAGGATACGAGGCACATTGTGAACATGGACGTTCTGGACGCCCTGGGGAAGGATGGGATCATCATAAACATTGGTCGCGGAGCAAACATCGACGAGGCCGAAATGGTCAGGGCACTGAAGGAGGGCAGGATTGCAGGAGCTGGTCTTGATGTCTTTGAGAATGAACCCGAGGTGCCAGCTGAGCTCCTGTCCATGGACAATGTGGTACTGACGCATCATGTTGCTGTTTCGACATCGGAGTCCAGGGGAGACCTGCGTGACCATACCATTGCCAACCTTGAAGCCTTCTTTTCTGGTAAGCCATTGCTTACGCCGGTGCTTCCCTAG
- the LOC101779795 gene encoding probable transcription factor At1g61730, with translation MNRPPHSSRTADLVSPAADAAVEEAPMAASKPAAGVRKKPSVAFVRVWSEADEVRILEGLAAYAADHGAPPARSQLHAALEGRSLDKAEFTVTEIYEKVRRLRTKYCNLRDAGGPPVPEGGEDGGDEVRKYELSKAIWGDQPANVAKKGGSTSAAAVAVLPKAGGAIPRVRRGLEELQGLFPCLAAEVEKVTNDEMLAPVLKRAFEFIDDQKAGELDDKVKKQMVKEAQVTMSGATLRDEVLKMLIRSMEIDMASVV, from the coding sequence ATGAACAGGCCCCCGCACTCTTCGCGCACCGCTGACCTCGTCTCCCCGGCCGCGGATGCCGCAGTGGAGGAGGCGCCCATGGCGGCGTCCaagccggcggccggcgtccGCAAGAAGCCGTCGGTCGCGTTCGTCCGGGTGTGGTCGGAGGCGGACGAGGTCCGCATCCTCGAGGGCCTCGCCGCGTACGCCGCCGAccacggcgcgccgccggcccggtCCCAGCTCCACGCCGCCCTCGAGGGCCGCAGCCTGGACAAGGCCGAGTTCACCGTCACGGAGATCTACGAGAAGGTGCGGCGACTCCGGACCAAGTACTGCAACCTGCGCGACGCCGGGGGTCCGCCCGTGCCAGAaggcggcgaggatggcggcGATGAGGTGCGCAAGTACGAGCTCTCGAAGGCGATTTGGGGCGACCAGCCGGCCAATGTCGCCAAGAAAGGAGGcagcaccagcgccgccgccgttgcggTGCTGCCCAAAGCAGGCGGCGCCATCCCACGCGTGCGCAGGGGGTTGGAGGAGCTGCAGGGCCTGTTCCCCTGCCTTGCAGCGGAAGTTGAGAAGGTCACGAACGACGAGATGCTGGCACCAGTGCTGAAGAGGGCGTTTGAGTTTATCGATGACCAAAAAGCAGGTGAATTGGATGACAAGGTGAAGAAGCAGATGGTTAAGGAGGCGCAGGTGACCATGAGCGGAGCCACCCTGAGGGACGAGGTGCTTAAAATGCTTATCAGATCCATGGAGATTGACATGGCTTCAGTGGTGTAA